A section of the Microbulbifer pacificus genome encodes:
- the miaB gene encoding tRNA (N6-isopentenyl adenosine(37)-C2)-methylthiotransferase MiaB, which produces MSSQPSEKPVKKLFIKTHGCQMNEYDSARMRDLLGESHQMVPTDDPEEADVLLVNTCSIREKAQEKLFHQLGRWKHLKEKNPDLVIGVGGCVASQEGEAIAKRAPYVDLVFGPQTLHRLPEMMETRKQQNGAIVVDVSFPEIEKFDRLPQPEADGVSAFVSIMEGCSKYCTFCVVPYTRGEEVSRPVADVLEEVAHLAAQGVREVNLLGQNVNAYRAAGEDGQMVDFAELITYVAAIDGIDRIRYTTSHPVEFSDALIDVYAEVPELVNHLHLPVQSGSDRILMAMKRGHTALEYKSKIRRLKAIRPDICLSSDFIVGFPGETEKDFEATMKLIQDVGFDLSFSFIYSPRPGTPAADLPDDTPEELKKQRLQLLQHRINQQAAEIARRMVGNVERVLVSGVSKKDPGQLQGRTENNRVVNFRCDQLELIGKFADVLIEEALPNSLRGTLVASELEGPLV; this is translated from the coding sequence ATGTCTTCTCAACCGTCCGAAAAACCGGTGAAAAAGCTCTTCATCAAAACCCATGGCTGCCAGATGAACGAATACGATTCTGCGCGCATGCGGGACCTGCTGGGCGAATCCCACCAGATGGTGCCCACGGATGATCCGGAAGAGGCAGATGTGCTGCTGGTGAACACCTGTTCTATCCGTGAGAAAGCACAGGAAAAATTATTCCACCAGCTGGGCCGCTGGAAGCACCTCAAGGAAAAGAATCCCGATCTGGTGATCGGCGTGGGCGGCTGCGTGGCCAGTCAGGAAGGAGAGGCCATCGCCAAGCGCGCGCCCTACGTCGACCTGGTATTCGGCCCCCAGACCCTGCACCGCCTGCCGGAGATGATGGAAACCCGCAAACAGCAGAACGGGGCCATTGTGGTGGACGTTTCCTTCCCGGAAATCGAGAAGTTCGACCGCCTGCCGCAACCGGAGGCCGACGGCGTGAGCGCGTTCGTCTCCATCATGGAAGGCTGTTCCAAATACTGCACCTTCTGTGTGGTGCCCTACACCCGCGGTGAGGAAGTGAGCCGCCCGGTGGCAGACGTGCTGGAAGAAGTGGCACACCTGGCCGCACAGGGTGTGCGCGAAGTGAACCTGCTGGGCCAGAACGTGAACGCCTACCGCGCGGCGGGCGAAGATGGCCAGATGGTCGATTTCGCCGAGCTGATCACCTATGTAGCCGCCATCGACGGTATCGACCGCATCCGCTACACCACCTCACACCCGGTGGAGTTTTCCGATGCGCTGATCGACGTCTATGCGGAAGTACCGGAACTGGTGAACCACCTGCACCTGCCGGTACAGAGCGGTTCCGACCGCATCCTGATGGCGATGAAGCGCGGCCACACGGCGCTGGAATACAAGTCGAAGATCCGCCGCCTCAAGGCCATCCGCCCGGATATCTGCCTGTCTTCCGACTTTATTGTCGGCTTCCCCGGGGAGACCGAAAAAGACTTCGAAGCCACCATGAAACTGATCCAGGATGTGGGTTTCGACCTGTCCTTCAGCTTCATCTATTCCCCCCGCCCGGGCACCCCGGCCGCAGACCTGCCGGACGACACCCCGGAAGAGCTGAAAAAGCAGCGCCTGCAACTGCTGCAGCACCGTATCAACCAGCAGGCCGCGGAGATCGCGCGCCGCATGGTAGGCAATGTGGAGCGGGTACTGGTGAGCGGCGTTTCCAAGAAAGACCCGGGACAGTTGCAGGGCCGCACCGAAAACAACCGCGTGGTCAATTTCCGCTGCGATCAGCTGGAACTGATCGGCAAGTTCGCCGATGTGCTGATCGAGGAAGCGCTGCCGAACTCCCTGCGCGGAACCCTGGTAGCCTCCGAACTGGAAGGGCCTCTGGTCTAG
- a CDS encoding DUF1820 family protein → MANPIYKVIFLNQNQVFELYARAIYQSEMYGFIEVEEFVFGEKSQLVVDPSEEKLKNEFASVKRSYIPLHSIVRIDEVEKEGVGKVHEVKGDKIAHFPFPTPLRPPVDSE, encoded by the coding sequence ATGGCCAACCCAATCTACAAAGTTATTTTTCTCAACCAGAACCAGGTGTTCGAGCTCTACGCCCGCGCCATCTATCAGAGCGAGATGTATGGCTTTATCGAGGTCGAAGAGTTTGTGTTCGGGGAAAAGTCACAACTGGTTGTGGACCCCAGTGAGGAAAAGCTGAAGAACGAATTTGCTTCAGTGAAGCGCTCCTACATTCCCCTGCACAGTATTGTGCGTATCGACGAAGTGGAAAAAGAAGGTGTGGGCAAGGTACACGAAGTGAAAGGGGACAAGATCGCCCACTTCCCGTTCCCCACCCCGCTGCGTCCCCCGGTCGACTCAGAGTGA
- a CDS encoding UDP-2,3-diacylglucosamine diphosphatase, protein MSNRYRALWISDVHLGSRDCEPQRLADFLVQNTADTVYLVGDIFDMKAMSQGRGSWCHASSMLLEMLSDLSTRVPEIIYVPGNHDAPMRSWAGKRLGNIRVEREWTHTTVDGKRYWVTHGDQFEHHIEINPVSYHIGDQSYYLMLRINRWINYWRSRFDKPWWSLANHVKNRVNAARRMMNKFEEVAIRETGRRGFDGIICGHIHRASIRHCEARDKAVTYANCGDWVDSMTAVVEEKSGALNVLHWHRTPKIARIMTEAVAA, encoded by the coding sequence ATGAGTAACAGATATCGCGCACTGTGGATTTCCGATGTTCACCTGGGCAGCCGGGACTGCGAGCCGCAGCGGCTGGCGGACTTCCTCGTCCAGAATACTGCGGACACGGTGTACCTGGTGGGCGACATCTTCGATATGAAGGCCATGTCCCAGGGCAGGGGTAGCTGGTGCCACGCATCCAGCATGCTGCTGGAAATGCTCTCGGACCTCAGCACCCGTGTTCCCGAAATCATCTACGTTCCCGGCAACCACGATGCCCCCATGCGCAGCTGGGCCGGCAAGCGCCTTGGCAATATCCGTGTGGAGCGCGAGTGGACCCACACCACCGTCGATGGCAAGCGCTACTGGGTCACCCACGGTGATCAATTCGAGCACCACATCGAGATCAATCCCGTCAGCTACCACATCGGCGATCAGAGCTATTACCTGATGTTGCGTATCAACCGCTGGATCAACTACTGGCGCAGTCGCTTCGACAAGCCCTGGTGGTCCCTCGCCAACCATGTGAAAAACCGCGTGAATGCAGCGCGGCGGATGATGAACAAGTTCGAGGAGGTGGCGATCCGCGAAACCGGTCGCCGCGGTTTTGACGGCATTATCTGTGGGCATATCCACCGCGCCAGCATCCGTCACTGCGAGGCCAGAGACAAGGCGGTTACCTATGCCAACTGCGGCGACTGGGTCGATTCCATGACTGCGGTGGTCGAGGAAAAAAGCGGTGCATTGAATGTTCTCCACTGGCACCGCACTCCTAAAATTGCCCGTATCATGACCGAGGCGGTGGCCGCATGA